One Arachis hypogaea cultivar Tifrunner chromosome 18, arahy.Tifrunner.gnm2.J5K5, whole genome shotgun sequence genomic window, TTGGCCTTTGATGGTGGATATCGATGGGGGCATATGACGACGAATCTAGTGGAATGCATCAATTCAGTAttgaagggtgcacgcaatctcCCCGTTACTGCCCTTGTGAAGGTAACATTCTACAGGCTTAATGAGTTGTTCACCCGAAAAAGAACAGAGGCGGAAGCCCGGATTAATGCCGGGCATGTGTTTTCTGATGTCGTGACCTCAAAGTTGCATGCAAACCAACTTGCATCAAGAAACATACAGGTTAGTTGCTTTGACCGGCAGAATGAGGTCTTTGAGGTGCGTGAGATGCCAAGTGGACTGGAGTTTGCAGTCGACCTACGTGGCCTTCGATGTGACTGTGGACTGTGGTGAGTTCTAGGTGGACCAGATCCCGTGTCGACATGTGTTCGCATGTTGTGTCAACCAGCGACTGGATTGGCAAGTGTATGTACATGATGTGTATAAGATGGACCAAGTTCAAAGGGTGTACCGAGCAAGGTTTAGGCCACTAGGTAATCCTACTACATGGCCTGCTTACAACGGACCTCGGTTCATGCCAAATCCGTTCCTCAGACGCGTGGCGAAAGGTCGCCCCAGAATGACGCacttcttgaatgagatggacacgcGAATATTACGTCAGCCTAGGCAATGTAGGCTATGTGGAGCTGAGGGACACAACCGTAGCTGATGCCGTCAGTCAGGTGGTGCGAATGTCGGCACAGATGCTCAGTAGATTCACATTCTAAGATGATCTTTTATATGTAGCATTATATAGTATGCCATGAGTTGTCCAATTGAGTtaacaaattatgaattatgtaACATTGTATAATATGACATGAATTCTCATACCGAGTTAACATGATCTGGTCTATGTAGCATTATAAACTATGACAAGAAAGTATTATTCTCCATCTGTAGCATTATATAATATGATCCTCCTTTGTCCAAATTAGTTAATTTGATACGAGATCGTTGATGCATAAATAAGTTCattaatacatatatacatagtcCACATCATGAATACATAAGTAAGTTTATTACACCACAACTACTTTCTCATTGCCCACTTTACATCCTTCACAAAGTTCTTGCATTTTTTGGTGGCCTTCTTGAATACAGATGGAGTGTAGCGATTAGTGCTGCGACGTGGCGGATCAATCCTCAGATTGTAACCTTTGCCTTTGTCATCCGAAGTGTGTGCCTGACCTGCATACAATTtaataaaaacaattaaatatataacattatataATCAAACCAACAGAGATACCACATATCATTTACTCAAATCACATGGATTTACCATTTATGAACACAAAATGAATAACTTATCGAACATGTAAAGTAAAATACACAACATAATACCATCATTACGGGATTCCTCATCCTCATCGAACTCCTCTATCTCATCCTCCTCATCGTCATCCTCGTCATCCGGATCATCTACTAGATACGCATTGGCCTCCTCCTCGAGTGTGTTAGCATCTTCTTCAAGAGGTCCTATGGAAACACGATTAGGATTTTGACTATTAAGAACTCCGCGTCCACCTTCACTTCTACTAGAGTCAACAGACACAAACCCTCCAGAAGCAACCGATGAGGTATGGCATGGAAGCCTCGCATCCAACGAATACCTATCTGCCATGAAATCAGGCTGATTGCCATATTGTGACTGTCCTGCATCTGCAGCCATGAATCAAGCAATTGGTTAAAAGAACCTCCTTCTCCTGTTTCAAATTGTGACATACCCCAATAGTGTTGATGCATTGGAAATGACGGGGGTGAACTGTGTCTGAGGTACATACTGGCTTGAGAACTGAGGTTGTTCTTGTGGAAGCAAATTTGGCCCTGATGGTGGCGTTGACTGTGGCTCCTGTTCCTCGTTGTCATCATCCACATCTTGACTACCCTCATCCATATCATCATTACCCTGATCCATATCCTCATTACCCTGATCCATATCCTGATTATCCTCATCATTCTCTTGAACAACAAAACTCGACAAATTCAAGCGGTCCCCAAATTTTGATTGGTACCAGTACATTTAAGTGTCCAGTGGATACTGTGAAGGCATGGGAAGCTCAGAAAGAACGTGGTTATACCTGTTTGTCCAATGCATGACCCAGAATGAATGACTCGGTGCCGTGGCCCAGTTAAGATTCTTAGGACCAGTCAGGACTTCTCCAtgcgccttgtccagattccATTCCTGATGAGGTACTCCCTGAATGAAACCGAACTGTCGCCTAATCCTATCAATAGCATGCCACTCGATACATTCGAATGACACCAACGGCACTGTTGCGCTCCAGACAACCGACTGCACGTAGATTTCAGCAGGAATTATGTTTGGATCCACGCGATCCACAGCATAAGCAGTCCAGACAAACTggcaaaaaataaatgaaactcaTAATTACAACCCACATAACAGTTACAATTACAATGCTTCATCAGATTTAGCTAAACCCTAAATTCGAAACTAATAGATCTTTAATGAAAACAAACCTGGCCGTCCTGAAGTTCATCAAAGGCCTTCCTAAAGTGACTTAGCATCAGATATCTATATCGTCGGTCATCACActcccagttacgccacctaatatgatatatttatttagtgCAACTGAATTCTAAATATCTACATACGGATACATTGTAACATAATATTACCTGTTTGCTAGCGAAAAATTGCGGGGTTCCCTAGGAAGCGGCGATAGATAAGGCAGTCGGATCCAAGCCCATCCGAGCAGAAGTGTTAGTGGACCATCGATTTCTTTACAGTTAAAGCGAGATGCCCTGTACAATGCCCTGTAGAGGTGTGCTAAGCATGCTGATCCCTAACTATACTGTCTAATACTGCCGAAATCACGAAGCAAGGGTAGAAACTTCCAGTGCACACCTACCCCAGATTTATCCCCAAACAAGATCGTCCCAATCAGCAACATAATGTGGCACTTCACATACCTCTGTATACTTATTTCATCAGTCAACTGAAAGTTTTCTTTTAGATCACGCAGCCACGTCAGTTTTATACAGCATCCTCTGCACTCCTGCTTACGCGGTGCAACTCCAAATTGATCCAAATACTCCGCTTCCAAGGCTTCGAAACTACTCATTGTCATCCCTGTAACTGGAAGATCATCCGTTGGTAGACCAAGAATTAGAGCCACATCTTCAAGAGTCACAGCACATTCACTAATGGGAAGGTGAAACATATGTATATCTGGGTGCCACCGTTCGATTAGAGCATTTATCAGTGCTTTCTGACATTGTACTACACCAATCTGAGATGCATGGTAAAACCCAGTAACTCGTAAGTGTTCTTCCACCCTATCGTTGTATCGATCCGGAGAAACTGGATGGTTACATATCAGCATTCTTAATTTctacaaaaaacataacaaattatTAGTCAAGTTATTAAATATTACTAACTAACTACTAAGAGGGAAGAATTTTTTAACTACAGCAAGTCATTAACAAAATTTGCACAACTAACTCGACAACGCATATTACTTGAAACCACACAACATTCATAAATTATTTGACTATATCAAACTAAAACAAATATTTATAACTTCtaaattgaattattgatccCTAAAATTTCTCAAAACTAACTATTAATAACATCAACTAATACATACATTCCTAATCAATTCTCAAGAATATTACAACATTATAGATGCTGGTTATTTATTTATATCCGGTAGATCCCCAATTGTTCtaatatataacattataatttGCAATATTAATTATCTATTAAGTATTACTTAAGTAAAATTaaacatgtaacaccctaactatcaaaatgtcacgcttccggctgcgccactctgatagctcgagtattaccacgactcttataatatttaagactaaaatatgagcctgtttaaaacttaaaaccgcaTAACCTTTCGATAACTCTTTTTTGTGAAAACCTAAACATACATGTACATGCAAAATCAGATACAactttaagatatatatatatatatatatatatatatatatatatatatatatatatatatatatatatatatatatatatatatatatatatatatacatacacacacactaatttacaaatatacatatcataatttcctatccctcttacaaacataataaagataaaggcgagggaaaacaATAGCTACGGTAATACAAAAGGACCGAATAAACAGAAAATGAACATAACTCTCCTAAAGCTTCGTCTTCCATATCCTGAAAAAGAATAACCTGTAGGGGAAtgagaacgtcgtcctcgctTGTTCTCACTATAGGATTACAGAAATTGCTATAACAAGATACGTAAAGATAAAATCATTCTTAGAGTTCAGTGACCATTACTCGTCTTATGAGTCTTTCCAAAAACCATAGGTTCACATTCGTAATCCAGAAAGTTCCTTTTTGAAAACTTGCTAAATTTCTCAAATATTCTAAAACaaaacctttttcctttcttaaagAAAATGTCTGAAAAGTT contains:
- the LOC140181311 gene encoding serine/threonine-protein phosphatase 7 long form homolog gives rise to the protein MVDVGAGLAPPLLLAVPSCFAVSAAGECNLVAGKTLSGCISMLACRARSSQLLRFASSKLRMLICNHPVSPDRYNDRVEEHLRVTGFYHASQIGVVQCQKALINALIERWHPDIHMFHLPISECAVTLEDVALILGLPTDDLPVTGMTMSSFEALEAEYLDQFGVAPRKQECRGCCIKLTWLRDLKENFQLTDEISIQRALYRASRFNCKEIDGPLTLLLGWAWIRLPYLSPLPREPRNFSLANRWRNWECDDRRYRYLMLSHFRKAFDELQDGQFVWTAYAVDRVDPNIIPAEIYVQSVVWSATVPLVSFECIEWHAIDRIRRQFGFIQGVPHQEWNLDKAHGEVLTGPKNLNWATAPSHSFWVMHWTNRYNHVLSELPMPSQYPLDT
- the LOC140181310 gene encoding uncharacterized protein, with translation MTTNLVECINSVLKGARNLPVTALVKVTFYRLNELFTRKRTEAEARINAGHVFSDVVTSKLHANQLASRNIQVDQIPCRHVFACCVNQRLDWQVYVHDVYKMDQVQRVYRARFRPLGNPTTWPAYNGPRFMPNPFLRRVAKGRPRMTHFLNEMDTRILRQPRQCRLCGAEGHNRS